A region from the Penaeus monodon isolate SGIC_2016 chromosome 17, NSTDA_Pmon_1, whole genome shotgun sequence genome encodes:
- the LOC119583803 gene encoding 39S ribosomal protein L22, mitochondrial-like — translation MAASISRVVGLAALESSIFRLSLGTVQRPLLCTSASKLLSPSDTTTPLNLVQKSGLHTSTGNQSWEKPRGPRKWLLNNQTKFAPTPFGEQERPAYVCHVKQNIKYSPNKMWYVACLVRGMKIDDAIHQLQFVHKKGAVAVREALEEAQEMAVKHHNVEFKSNLWVSESFVGKGLVVKGFRRHARRRFGQVKYKYCHYFVTLEEGEPPEHYYPHRRKLTPQEMLEEWLESKRQRTIPMSL, via the exons ATGGCTGCCTCCATATCCCGTGTTGTCg GGTTGGCAGCTCTTGAGTCCAGCATCTTCCGCCTAAGCCTAGGAACGGTACAAAGGCCATTATTATGTACTTCAGCATCAAAGCTCCTTTCACCATCTGATACTACAACGCCATTAAATTTAGTTCAG AAAAGTGGCCTCCACACATCAACTGGGAACCAGAGTTGGGAGAAGCCTCGTGGGCCCAGGAAATGGCTCCTCAACAATCAAACAAAATTTGCACCAACCCCTTTTGGAGAACAGGAGAGACCAGCA TATGTGTGTCatgtaaaacaaaacataaaatacagcCCCAATAAGATGTGGTACGTGGCTTGCTTGGTTCGGGGAATGAAGATTGATGACGCAATCCATCAGCTGCAATTTGTACACAAGAAAGGGGCTGTTGCAGTGCGGGAGGCTCTCGAAGAGGCCCAGGAAATGGCTGTCAAGCACCATAATGTTGAATTTAAGAGTAATTTGTGGgtct CGGAATCCTTTGTTGGTAAGGGACTGGTTGTTAAGGGCTTCAGACGACACGCACGACGTAGGTTTGGTCAAGTGAAGTACAAGTACTGCCACTACTTTGTGACACTAGAGGAGGGAGAGCCACCAGAACACTACTATCCCCATAGGAGGAAACTGACACCACAGGAGATGCTAGAAGAATGGCTGGAGAGCAAACGACAACGCACCATTCCAATGTCCTTGTAG